A window from Culex pipiens pallens isolate TS chromosome 3, TS_CPP_V2, whole genome shotgun sequence encodes these proteins:
- the LOC120430279 gene encoding protein LTV1 homolog, producing the protein MSDEDEERDRFRPLALDQEETKSCFTEYSMSSSVIWRNELCTKWRSINPKTGLPMNVLGATVRVKSPGPIGRCNGSVISTLSVLSIRPKDESPEEQETAEGVPRGAANRAQGQHAHGQG; encoded by the coding sequence ATGTCCGACGAAGACGAGGAGCGGGACAGATTTAGACCGCTGGCGCTTGACCAGGAGGAGACCAAGTCATGCTTCACGGAATACTCGATGAGTAGTAGCGTGATCTGGAGGAACGAGCTCTGTACGAAGTGGCGTAGCATCAACCCGAAAACTGGCCTGCCGATGAACGTGCTCGGTGCGACCGTCAGGGTCAAGTCGCCCGGTCCCATCGGCCGGTGCAACGGCAGTGTAATCTCCACGCTGAGCGTGTTGTCGATCCGGCCAAAAGACGAATCGCCCGAGGAGCAAGAAACTGCTGAAGGAGTACCGCGTGGAGCGGCGAATAGAGCGCAAGGTCAACACGCTCACGGTCAAGGATGA